One window from the genome of bacterium encodes:
- a CDS encoding phosphotransferase, whose translation MHALILADNLTNDYCSPETEFRDNILNIGIDEYERLFGGGEQHGEGVLPAVLRLAQESDGQTGIVLLRDCLDPDEPEHREILLRYGDHGIKDSRGYAFLPSLESLSSTVTVLETGSLALPLQAFSLAFEGLTGQRIEEQGKQEWKDTRILLVGVHTEKRLLNTAHILRHVFGFRHVAVTPHLVGSANRDAHFTALRYRYPDILVDVIPELADALAWVGLDPSKLPHKARHACSIGPTEIREALSHDQRRIVEAICMHWTRTELKPLKGGFSGSFLFLANGWKGEALTEPMVMKIDSFHSIRRELKGYERVKDLLGKHVPTISPPVSFGEFTGIGMELATMEGSPSTLQDLFEAATDDARLERFLNLLRRTLSLLAHNMYGNTGRRRHVAPYRQFMLHIRKQSRWLQGNIESLHRQRIKGTDTIDTDMVVRMFDLVRKNDDGLETVVCLSHGDLNLANLICDNIGNTWAIDWTHADNHPLELDFAKLENDIKFVIGKDFQEEDFIRLQRFEECVLDTAILPDINEMPASLRFIAWDIRFKRMYLAVRAVRETYFSLRDGDEWLMYRIALLKYAIHTLSFDRSRDRGECGPVQLWYALASAESLLFQLVADDFQLKIRGERPSTYPPRQRVSIDEADWRFESRDYNPPYNVEPEVLAHSRGSSASGWADPEDDFSGAFLVDGMTEIMKGEDGKPLNPSGRTGIAGRGALGRWGPNPVVLPVITRVNAHESGLELLLCDRGEEADDLPEDFVNFGEETEEVLRRYVDAVLDADAAAGSTKLLYQDYLYDARQTDNAWIYAYGFLLHTESETSVQSYKPWCTLRWTELTPELINRFSTGKAAILRSAVESLLQSGRVKEEIAMEILRKSG comes from the coding sequence ATGCACGCACTTATCCTCGCCGACAATCTCACCAACGATTACTGCAGTCCCGAAACAGAGTTCAGGGATAATATTCTCAACATCGGTATCGATGAGTATGAGCGCCTGTTCGGTGGCGGAGAGCAGCATGGGGAAGGGGTGCTTCCTGCCGTACTGCGTCTGGCGCAGGAGAGCGACGGACAGACAGGGATTGTCCTGCTCAGGGACTGCCTGGATCCCGATGAACCCGAGCACAGGGAAATCCTTCTCCGATATGGCGATCACGGGATAAAGGACAGCAGAGGCTACGCATTCCTTCCATCCCTTGAGAGCCTTTCCTCAACTGTTACCGTTCTCGAGACCGGTAGTCTCGCGCTCCCGTTGCAGGCGTTTTCGCTGGCCTTTGAAGGACTGACCGGGCAGCGCATCGAGGAGCAGGGTAAGCAGGAGTGGAAGGACACGCGCATACTGCTGGTCGGTGTGCACACGGAAAAGAGGTTGCTGAATACAGCGCATATCCTTCGTCACGTTTTTGGCTTCCGTCACGTTGCCGTCACACCGCATCTGGTTGGAAGCGCGAACAGGGACGCACATTTCACAGCCCTGCGATACCGTTACCCGGACATTCTCGTCGATGTCATCCCCGAACTTGCGGATGCGCTCGCGTGGGTCGGACTCGATCCCTCGAAACTTCCGCACAAGGCGCGACATGCCTGCAGCATCGGTCCCACGGAAATACGGGAAGCGCTCTCCCATGATCAGCGCCGCATTGTCGAAGCCATTTGCATGCATTGGACCCGAACCGAACTCAAGCCGCTGAAGGGAGGATTCAGCGGAAGTTTTCTCTTCCTGGCGAACGGCTGGAAAGGGGAAGCACTCACGGAACCGATGGTCATGAAAATTGATTCCTTCCATTCCATCCGCCGAGAGTTGAAAGGATATGAGCGTGTGAAAGACTTGCTCGGCAAGCACGTGCCCACCATTAGTCCGCCCGTCTCCTTCGGTGAGTTCACAGGCATCGGCATGGAACTTGCGACTATGGAGGGAAGTCCTTCCACCCTGCAGGATCTCTTCGAAGCTGCCACTGATGATGCACGCCTCGAACGTTTCTTGAATCTCCTGCGCCGCACACTCAGTCTCCTGGCGCACAACATGTACGGGAATACCGGTCGCCGTCGTCATGTCGCACCCTACCGCCAGTTCATGCTGCACATCCGGAAGCAGTCCCGCTGGCTTCAGGGCAATATCGAGAGTCTTCACCGGCAGCGCATCAAGGGAACGGACACCATAGACACAGACATGGTTGTGCGCATGTTCGACCTTGTTCGAAAAAATGATGACGGTCTCGAAACCGTCGTCTGTCTCTCGCACGGTGATCTCAATCTTGCGAATCTGATCTGCGACAACATCGGGAACACCTGGGCGATCGACTGGACGCATGCGGACAATCATCCCCTTGAACTGGACTTTGCGAAGCTCGAGAACGATATCAAGTTTGTCATCGGGAAAGACTTCCAGGAGGAAGATTTTATCCGACTGCAACGATTCGAGGAGTGTGTGCTGGATACTGCTATTCTTCCGGATATTAACGAGATGCCAGCGTCACTCCGATTCATTGCATGGGATATCCGCTTCAAACGCATGTATCTCGCTGTACGCGCGGTGCGAGAAACGTATTTCTCGCTGCGTGATGGCGACGAATGGTTGATGTACCGCATCGCTCTGCTGAAATACGCCATCCACACGCTCAGTTTCGACAGGAGTCGCGATCGTGGGGAATGTGGTCCGGTACAGCTCTGGTATGCGCTCGCCTCGGCGGAATCATTGCTTTTCCAACTCGTGGCCGACGATTTCCAGTTGAAAATCCGTGGAGAGCGTCCATCGACCTATCCTCCCCGTCAGCGTGTTTCCATTGACGAAGCAGACTGGCGTTTTGAAAGCCGGGATTATAATCCACCGTATAACGTCGAGCCGGAAGTGCTCGCGCACAGCCGCGGCAGCAGCGCCTCGGGATGGGCAGATCCCGAAGATGATTTTTCCGGAGCATTTCTGGTGGATGGGATGACAGAGATTATGAAAGGCGAGGATGGAAAACCGCTCAATCCTTCAGGACGAACAGGCATTGCAGGCCGTGGCGCACTTGGGAGATGGGGTCCGAACCCTGTCGTCCTTCCGGTCATCACGCGTGTCAACGCGCATGAAAGTGGACTCGAACTCCTGCTCTGTGACCGAGGGGAAGAAGCGGATGATCTTCCGGAAGACTTTGTGAATTTCGGGGAGGAAACCGAAGAGGTGCTCCGGCGATATGTGGACGCGGTGCTGGACGCCGATGCCGCAGCGGGCAGCACGAAGCTGCTTTACCAGGATTATCTCTACGATGCCAGGCAGACCGATAATGCGTGGATATACGCCTACGGTTTTCTGCTGCATACGGAGAGTGAAACAAGTGTGCAATCGTACAAACCCTGGTGTACACTCCGTTGGACCGAACTGACACCGGAACTTATCAATCGTTTCTCAACCGGCAAGGCAGCGATCCTTCGTTCCGCCGTCGAGTCGCTGTTGCAATCCGGGCGGGTGAAGGAAGAAATCGCAATGGAGATTCTCAGGAAATCAGGATAG
- a CDS encoding ATP-binding protein: protein MNSTANHSDEARIALTIRNNLPSIEEVKSAVADFAAAHGIPVALRDNLRVVLDELINNIIRHAYTDSDEHQIDVEVALRNRQLTATLRDDGIPFDPFTYQVPDTDLPLEQREVGGLGIHLVRQMMDAVSYTRSDSRNIVTVLKKL, encoded by the coding sequence ATGAACTCCACAGCAAACCATAGCGACGAAGCGCGCATCGCGCTCACCATCCGCAACAACCTCCCATCGATAGAAGAGGTTAAATCCGCTGTTGCGGATTTCGCCGCCGCACACGGGATTCCTGTGGCATTGCGTGACAACCTGCGCGTGGTACTCGATGAACTGATCAACAACATCATTCGTCACGCTTACACCGACAGTGATGAGCATCAGATTGACGTCGAAGTCGCGTTGCGCAACCGGCAGCTGACTGCGACACTTCGTGATGACGGCATTCCCTTCGACCCATTTACGTACCAGGTACCCGACACTGATTTGCCACTGGAGCAGCGGGAGGTCGGCGGACTCGGTATCCACCTCGTTCGGCAGATGATGGATGCGGTGTCGTACACGCGAAGTGACAGCCGGAATATCGTCACCGTATTGAAAAAACTGTAG
- a CDS encoding STAS domain-containing protein, with the protein MEIERIINGEVITLHLIGSFDSNTAPMVEEQFNSAFDQGARHVVASFEKVDYVSSAGLRILLASTKKLRREGGDLHVCTLNQTTKSVFDISGFSTILKVFASEEEARSAFP; encoded by the coding sequence ATGGAGATTGAGCGGATAATTAACGGGGAAGTCATTACCCTGCATCTGATAGGGAGTTTTGATTCCAACACTGCTCCCATGGTGGAGGAACAGTTCAATTCCGCGTTCGACCAGGGGGCGCGACACGTTGTCGCGAGTTTCGAGAAGGTGGATTACGTGAGCAGTGCCGGACTCCGCATACTGCTGGCAAGTACGAAGAAACTCCGCAGGGAAGGCGGCGACCTGCATGTCTGCACGTTGAACCAGACGACGAAATCCGTCTTCGATATCTCCGGGTTCAGTACCATACTCAAAGTGTTTGCATCAGAAGAGGAAGCACGCAGCGCATTTCCCTGA
- a CDS encoding porin family protein, which yields MNTYMRLVAIVLLFTVIHTMHAQERSAATMEGATILSGTASITSQGSENSDNRYTVLSLVPSLHYFVSDGVGLGGDVSLTHASQGDASATQIGIGPKISYFFDKGSNTIPYLGAGASFLSQAATRSETDTGWRIKLGGGLLLRKDHLGFVIEAGFLLDSIDRGEWTGTVSYNTIYIAFGFAGLFF from the coding sequence ATGAACACGTACATGCGTCTTGTCGCCATTGTGTTACTGTTCACAGTAATACATACCATGCACGCCCAGGAACGTTCTGCTGCGACGATGGAAGGTGCCACCATACTCAGTGGCACCGCATCGATAACGAGTCAGGGAAGCGAAAACTCGGACAACAGGTATACCGTACTGTCGCTCGTTCCAAGTCTGCACTATTTCGTTTCTGATGGTGTGGGCCTCGGCGGCGATGTCAGTCTCACTCATGCCTCGCAGGGTGATGCATCCGCAACACAGATTGGCATTGGCCCGAAAATCTCGTACTTCTTTGACAAGGGAAGCAATACCATCCCCTATCTAGGAGCTGGAGCCAGCTTCCTGTCACAGGCGGCGACGCGGAGCGAGACGGATACCGGATGGCGGATCAAACTCGGAGGTGGATTGCTGCTGCGGAAAGATCATCTCGGATTTGTCATTGAAGCGGGATTCTTGCTCGATTCCATTGACAGAGGTGAGTGGACAGGCACTGTCAGCTACAACACTATCTACATTGCCTTCGGATTTGCAGGGCTGTTTTTCTGA